A portion of the Candidatus Pristimantibacillus lignocellulolyticus genome contains these proteins:
- a CDS encoding rhomboid family intramembrane serine protease: MIFLRYESFRGYLKSFPITSSIVAICTLYFIFLFFMGNPNEGNFAYQYGAILTHPVENPFSLDQPWRYVTSIFMHANFMHLLQNMMMLIIMAPPLERIMKSGRYLIFYLLCGIGGNFISACVNNLEGNIGIEGIHVAVGASGAIYGVLGAYLFLVVFRKKWLDPSSIKTIYWIVGSGIIFSLIYSRVDLWGHVGGLITGFVLYRLFDRIAARKRKG, encoded by the coding sequence ATGATATTTTTGAGATATGAAAGTTTTCGTGGATATCTGAAAAGTTTCCCGATAACTTCATCAATTGTTGCTATTTGTACATTGTACTTTATATTTCTGTTCTTCATGGGAAATCCGAATGAGGGGAATTTTGCATACCAGTATGGGGCAATTCTTACTCATCCGGTAGAGAATCCATTCAGTTTGGATCAACCTTGGAGATATGTCACGTCGATATTTATGCATGCGAATTTTATGCATCTCCTCCAAAATATGATGATGTTGATCATTATGGCCCCGCCGCTGGAACGTATTATGAAAAGTGGGCGTTATCTCATTTTCTATCTTCTATGTGGTATTGGCGGTAACTTTATCTCTGCTTGTGTCAATAATCTTGAAGGTAATATAGGTATAGAAGGTATTCATGTGGCTGTTGGAGCGTCTGGGGCGATCTATGGCGTCTTAGGTGCATATCTGTTTCTTGTAGTATTTCGTAAAAAATGGCTTGATCCTTCATCGATCAAGACGATATATTGGATAGTAGGTTCGGGTATAATCTTTTCACTCATATATTCTCGAGTTGACCTTTGGGGACATGTCGGAGGCTTAATAACGGGATTTGTGTTGTATCGATTGTTTGATCGTATAGCTGCAAGAAAGAGAAAAGGATAA
- the tpx gene encoding thiol peroxidase, producing MSQERTGVAAFKGSPLTLVGPQLNVGDQAPDFKLNKSLGEIVSLEDFAGKVKLISVIPSIDTGVCEAQTRRFNEEAAKLGDNVAILTVSADLPFAQARWCGAEGINDVILLSDYRDNNFGIAYGVFIKEFAIDMRSIFVLDQNNVIQYVEYVSEMSSHPNYEAALAAAKQLT from the coding sequence ATGTCTCAAGAACGTACTGGTGTTGCAGCATTTAAAGGTAGTCCTCTCACATTAGTTGGTCCACAACTAAATGTTGGCGACCAAGCTCCAGATTTCAAACTTAACAAATCACTTGGTGAAATTGTTTCCCTTGAAGATTTCGCTGGCAAAGTGAAACTTATTAGCGTTATCCCTTCCATCGATACTGGCGTTTGTGAAGCTCAAACTCGTCGCTTCAACGAAGAAGCCGCAAAATTAGGTGATAACGTTGCAATTCTAACTGTAAGTGCTGATCTACCATTCGCACAAGCACGTTGGTGTGGAGCAGAAGGCATAAATGATGTTATTTTGTTATCCGATTATAGAGATAATAACTTCGGCATCGCATACGGAGTATTTATTAAAGAATTCGCAATTGATATGCGTTCAATTTTTGTACTTGATCAAAATAACGTTATTCAATATGTTGAATATGTAAGTGAAATGAGTAGCCACCCCAATTACGAAGCCGCTTTAGCTGCCGCTAAGCAACTTACATAA
- a CDS encoding DUF1499 domain-containing protein, with amino-acid sequence MLKRTLIGLIRSFEGTGDRVKDPALKSHLYKLSKDKAWDEVVSILKKMQGYRLLHEVQSVGEIVLEKRTMFGRTMDITVSVISVDPLRSAVDIYSASRGSLGDLGSNYRVIMDIYRVLDKKLAAYKLHNN; translated from the coding sequence TTGTTGAAACGTACCTTAATCGGCTTAATTCGTAGTTTTGAAGGAACAGGCGATAGAGTAAAAGATCCAGCACTTAAATCACATCTTTATAAGCTTTCGAAAGATAAGGCTTGGGATGAAGTAGTTTCCATTTTGAAAAAAATGCAGGGCTACCGTCTATTACACGAAGTTCAATCTGTGGGGGAAATCGTACTTGAGAAACGTACGATGTTTGGGAGAACGATGGATATTACAGTTTCTGTAATTAGTGTTGATCCGTTGCGTTCTGCAGTAGATATTTATTCAGCGTCTCGCGGTTCATTGGGAGATCTTGGTTCCAATTACCGAGTAATTATGGATATTTACCGTGTTTTAGATAAAAAGCTAGCTGCTTATAAATTGCATAACAACTAA
- a CDS encoding DUF624 domain-containing protein has translation MEPRGVMGGLYRASEWVMRLSCINLLWILCGSPFFIFFGMSLISLLNNTVPEDQLLSFIQQTSFILAILAPFTFFPSTAAMFAIARKWVTGDTDVPMFKTFFKGYKDNFKQSMVTGIIYSIVIVVLIVDYYFFLNSDSGKIVSSIFIGLLVLVVISLFNFFSMLVHYHMKTFQLIKNAILITIGKPFRSLSTAVLCGAVLYISFTQFTWLLVFFTGSLIAVIAYWNFNFIYNKLQQQLEDMKKSEEEEPEITAELDREDLVKTDYKEPK, from the coding sequence ATGGAACCTAGAGGCGTAATGGGTGGATTATATCGTGCATCTGAATGGGTTATGAGATTATCATGTATAAACTTACTGTGGATACTATGTGGTTCTCCATTCTTTATATTTTTTGGGATGAGCTTGATATCCTTATTGAATAATACAGTGCCTGAAGATCAGTTGCTTTCATTTATTCAACAGACGTCATTCATATTGGCAATATTGGCCCCATTTACATTTTTCCCGTCTACAGCTGCGATGTTTGCCATTGCACGTAAATGGGTAACGGGCGATACCGATGTTCCAATGTTCAAAACATTTTTCAAAGGATATAAAGATAACTTTAAGCAAAGTATGGTAACAGGAATTATTTATTCTATAGTTATTGTAGTGCTAATCGTAGATTATTATTTCTTCCTTAACAGCGATTCTGGAAAAATCGTATCGAGTATTTTCATTGGTCTCCTTGTTCTAGTTGTTATCTCATTGTTTAACTTCTTCTCGATGCTTGTTCATTATCATATGAAGACTTTTCAATTAATTAAAAACGCGATATTGATTACAATTGGTAAACCGTTCAGATCATTATCAACAGCAGTATTATGTGGAGCTGTACTATATATCAGTTTCACTCAATTTACGTGGTTGCTAGTGTTTTTCACGGGAAGTCTTATTGCAGTTATCGCTTATTGGAACTTTAACTTTATTTATAATAAATTACAGCAACAACTGGAAGATATGAAGAAGAGTGAAGAAGAGGAACCTGAAATTACTGCAGAGCTAGATCGCGAAGATTTAGTTAAAACAGACTATAAGGAACCCAAATAA
- the yjcZ gene encoding sporulation protein YjcZ, with product MGNASYGSFGTGCNNNSFSAILVLFILLVIIACTLGCIN from the coding sequence ATGGGCAACGCATCATATGGATCATTTGGAACAGGATGTAATAATAATTCATTTTCTGCAATATTAGTATTATTCATTCTTCTAGTAATTATCGCTTGTACTCTTGGCTGTATAAATTAA
- a CDS encoding DEAD/DEAH box helicase → MKTFAEFGLEPKVLQAITELGFEESTPIQDKAIPIGLTGKDLIGQAQTGTGKTAAFGIPLINKIPVSEERIVALIMTPTRELAIQVSEEIGKLTKYKGLRSLPIYGGQEIGRQIRALKKKPQIIIGTPGRLLDHINRKTIRLEDVQTVVLDEADEMLDMGFMEDIQNILKQVPADHQTMLFSATMPVNIQRLAQQFLREPEHVSVIPKQVTAPSIEQSYIEVHERQKFEALSRLLDMESPELAILFGRTKRRVDELSEALQKRGYSADGLHGDLSQNQRDAVMRKFRDGSIDVLVATDVAARGLDVSGVTHVVNFDLPQDPESYVHRIGRTGRAGKEGKAWSFVTPREIDHLHFIEKITRQKMVKKPLPSLSEAIEGKQRITAERVIDLVDNGDFAEYKGLSIQLLEQYDSVQLVAAALKLLTGDKKEVNIELTPEEPLRAKKRRPDVRSSGRPFNRGGSGSGGGGYRGGGNSGSRDRRPGGGYKGNSSEGSKDGARSGYNKRSGSSEGRSYEQRRPSENRRPRPNTTTTNE, encoded by the coding sequence TTGAAAACATTTGCTGAATTTGGCTTGGAACCTAAAGTGTTACAAGCAATTACAGAGCTTGGATTTGAGGAGTCAACACCTATACAGGATAAAGCGATTCCGATTGGATTAACTGGTAAAGACTTGATTGGCCAAGCTCAAACAGGAACGGGTAAGACAGCGGCATTCGGGATTCCGCTAATTAACAAAATTCCGGTTAGCGAAGAGCGCATTGTTGCGCTTATTATGACCCCTACACGTGAGCTTGCAATACAAGTTTCAGAAGAAATCGGAAAGCTTACGAAATACAAAGGACTTCGTTCATTGCCAATTTATGGTGGACAAGAAATTGGCCGTCAAATTCGCGCTTTGAAAAAGAAGCCTCAAATCATTATTGGTACACCTGGTCGTCTACTTGACCATATTAACCGCAAAACAATTCGTTTGGAAGATGTTCAAACGGTTGTACTAGATGAAGCGGATGAAATGTTGGACATGGGCTTCATGGAGGATATTCAAAACATCCTTAAGCAAGTTCCAGCGGATCACCAAACAATGTTGTTCTCAGCAACAATGCCAGTCAACATTCAACGTCTAGCACAACAATTTTTACGTGAGCCTGAACATGTGTCTGTAATTCCTAAACAAGTTACTGCACCGTCCATTGAACAGTCATACATTGAAGTTCATGAACGCCAAAAGTTTGAAGCTCTTAGCCGTTTGCTTGATATGGAATCTCCAGAACTAGCAATTCTATTCGGTCGTACAAAACGCCGTGTAGATGAGCTTAGTGAAGCATTGCAAAAACGTGGATATAGTGCAGATGGCCTTCATGGTGATCTATCACAAAATCAACGTGATGCTGTAATGCGTAAATTCCGTGATGGAAGCATTGATGTTCTAGTTGCTACTGACGTAGCTGCTCGTGGACTTGACGTTTCTGGTGTAACGCATGTAGTCAACTTTGACCTACCGCAAGATCCTGAAAGCTATGTACACCGTATCGGTCGTACTGGTCGTGCAGGTAAAGAAGGTAAAGCTTGGTCATTCGTAACTCCACGTGAAATTGATCATTTACACTTTATCGAGAAAATTACTCGTCAAAAAATGGTTAAAAAACCTTTGCCAAGCTTAAGCGAAGCAATTGAAGGTAAGCAACGTATTACTGCTGAGCGTGTTATCGACTTAGTTGATAATGGTGATTTTGCAGAATACAAAGGTCTTTCTATTCAATTACTTGAGCAATACGATTCTGTGCAATTAGTTGCTGCAGCATTGAAATTGCTTACAGGCGATAAGAAAGAAGTTAATATCGAATTAACACCTGAAGAACCACTTCGTGCGAAAAAACGTAGACCTGATGTTCGTTCTAGCGGTCGTCCGTTCAATCGTGGTGGTAGTGGATCAGGTGGCGGTGGTTATCGTGGTGGCGGTAACAGCGGTTCAAGAGATCGTCGTCCTGGTGGCGGCTACAAAGGTAACAGTAGCGAGGGTTCAAAAGATGGCGCACGCAGCGGCTACAACAAACGTAGTGGCAGTAGTGAAGGTCGTAGTTATGAACAACGTCGCCCTTCAGAAAACCGTCGTCCTCGTCCAAATACAACAACAACTAATGAGTAA
- a CDS encoding YitT family protein, whose product MFTISSACISFGFNMLLIPSQLLSGGVSGVAMLIGYISKSNIGWLYLVLNLPILIWGWFSLGKKFVVWSIYSVITATIFMQIIPVHALADDILLAAVFGGIVVGFASGLALRSGGSTGGFDIIASIITQKRDVPVGVILSGLNAFVIVVHIFFTGNWELALYSLVAIFCVGKLIDSIHIKHLKVTVFIITTRTDEMLQSLLSHPRGITIIKTRGAYTSSDRDMLMTVRTRYELAELKKNILSVDRQAFVTIVETVGVLGEFRKFKET is encoded by the coding sequence ATGTTTACAATAAGTTCTGCATGTATTTCCTTTGGATTCAACATGCTACTTATTCCTAGTCAACTCCTTAGTGGCGGAGTATCGGGCGTTGCGATGCTTATAGGATATATTAGCAAGAGCAATATAGGTTGGTTATATTTAGTACTCAACTTACCAATTTTAATATGGGGTTGGTTTTCATTAGGAAAGAAATTTGTCGTATGGAGTATTTATTCCGTTATTACTGCTACGATATTTATGCAGATTATTCCAGTTCATGCTTTGGCAGATGATATTCTACTAGCAGCTGTTTTCGGCGGTATTGTTGTAGGGTTTGCAAGTGGACTTGCTTTAAGAAGTGGCGGTTCTACTGGAGGATTCGATATTATCGCCTCAATTATCACCCAAAAGAGAGATGTACCCGTTGGCGTTATACTTTCGGGACTTAATGCTTTTGTTATCGTCGTGCATATATTTTTCACCGGTAATTGGGAGTTAGCACTATACTCCTTGGTTGCAATTTTCTGTGTAGGAAAACTTATCGATAGTATACATATCAAACATTTAAAAGTCACTGTATTTATAATTACTACTCGCACGGATGAAATGCTTCAGTCCTTATTATCGCATCCTAGAGGGATAACGATTATTAAGACTCGAGGTGCTTATACATCAAGTGATCGTGATATGTTAATGACCGTTAGAACTAGATATGAGCTTGCTGAACTTAAGAAAAATATTCTTTCTGTTGATAGACAAGCATTTGTTACCATCGTCGAGACCGTTGGCGTACTAGGTGAATTCCGAAAATTCAAAGAAACTTAG
- a CDS encoding 2-isopropylmalate synthase produces MSRKILVFDTTLRDGEQVPGAKLNMYEKVEVAKQLKKLQVDIIEAGFPASSQGDFLAVQEVAKKVGQSDNIMITALARAVKSDIDAVYQSVKLAQNPLIHIVLGTSNIHVEKKFGKSKDEVLNIGVEAVKYAKTLLPEVQYSTEDASRAEFEYLWSTIEAVVKAGATIINVPDTVGFAVPDEFGYLIHRLNDRLKNLDDKVLLSVHCHNDLGMATANTLAAVKNGADKIEVTINGIGERAGNTALEEVVMALKTRSNIYQAVTNINTKEIMNTSRLVSNFMGLEVQVNKAITGDNAFAHSSGIHQDGLLKSRDAYEIISPSDVGLDDMELVLTARSGRHAVKSVLEKLGIMPDNEDDFEGVFTNFLEIADTKKEVYNHDLYVLVENYHELHGNKQERQNMSQYFYELIDFQAIVNSTFPSASVKLSKGNEILTHSATGSGPVDALYSAITAICGLELELLEYNISSVSRGKEAFGKVKIKVDHNGKSYVAKATDIDIMKASVLAYINAINSIVVDSL; encoded by the coding sequence ATGAGTAGAAAAATTTTGGTGTTTGATACGACGTTGCGTGATGGAGAACAGGTACCAGGAGCCAAACTTAATATGTATGAAAAAGTTGAGGTGGCAAAACAACTCAAAAAGCTTCAAGTTGATATTATTGAAGCTGGTTTCCCGGCATCTTCACAAGGTGACTTTCTAGCAGTTCAAGAAGTTGCGAAAAAGGTTGGTCAATCTGATAACATCATGATTACTGCTTTAGCTCGAGCGGTGAAAAGTGATATTGATGCAGTGTATCAAAGTGTGAAACTTGCACAAAATCCATTGATCCATATCGTACTTGGAACATCTAATATTCATGTAGAGAAAAAATTCGGTAAGTCAAAAGACGAAGTGCTAAATATAGGTGTAGAAGCAGTAAAGTATGCCAAAACATTACTTCCTGAGGTGCAGTATTCAACTGAGGATGCTTCTCGAGCAGAATTTGAATATTTGTGGTCAACGATAGAAGCGGTTGTGAAAGCTGGTGCTACAATAATTAATGTGCCAGATACTGTGGGATTTGCAGTTCCTGATGAGTTTGGGTATCTTATTCACAGGTTGAATGACCGTTTGAAAAATTTAGATGACAAAGTTCTGCTAAGTGTACATTGTCATAATGACCTTGGTATGGCCACGGCGAATACGCTAGCGGCTGTCAAAAATGGTGCAGATAAAATAGAAGTAACAATAAATGGTATTGGAGAACGTGCAGGAAATACTGCCCTTGAAGAAGTTGTCATGGCGTTGAAGACTAGGTCTAATATATATCAAGCAGTAACGAACATTAATACGAAAGAAATTATGAATACTTCTCGTCTAGTTAGTAACTTTATGGGACTTGAAGTTCAAGTGAACAAAGCTATAACAGGTGATAATGCATTTGCCCATTCTTCTGGAATTCATCAGGACGGACTGTTGAAATCACGTGATGCATATGAAATCATATCGCCGAGTGATGTTGGTCTAGATGATATGGAGTTAGTGTTAACAGCTCGTTCTGGAAGGCATGCAGTGAAAAGTGTGTTAGAAAAACTAGGAATAATGCCTGATAATGAAGATGATTTTGAAGGAGTATTTACAAATTTTCTAGAGATCGCTGATACAAAGAAAGAAGTATATAATCATGATCTATATGTCCTTGTTGAAAATTATCATGAGTTACATGGTAATAAACAGGAACGCCAAAATATGAGTCAGTATTTCTATGAACTAATCGACTTCCAAGCCATTGTCAACAGTACATTCCCTTCTGCGAGTGTAAAGCTTAGTAAGGGGAATGAAATTCTAACTCATAGTGCTACGGGGTCTGGACCGGTAGATGCACTATATTCCGCAATTACAGCCATTTGCGGTTTAGAGTTGGAATTACTGGAATACAATATCAGTTCTGTTTCAAGAGGGAAAGAAGCGTTTGGGAAAGTGAAAATAAAAGTGGATCATAATGGAAAGTCATATGTTGCAAAAGCTACTGATATAGATATTATGAAAGCAAGTGTGCTTGCCTATATTAATGCTATTAATAGTATTGTAGTGGATTCATTATAA
- the pfkA gene encoding 6-phosphofructokinase has translation MSSVKKIAVLTSGGDSQGMNAAVRAVVRSAIFHGIEVFGVQRGYQGLLNDDLRPMDLRSVGDIIQRGGTILQTARCKEFTTPEGQQRGADILKARGIDGLIVIGGDGSYQGANKLSKLGIKTMGIPGTIDNDIPYTDFTIGFDTAVSVVVDAINKIRDTMSSHERTSVVEVMGRHCGDIALHAGLASGAETIIVPEVPYDLTEVAERMKANFEKGKRHSIIIVAEGAGKGEDVAQKITEISGIDARVTVLGHIQRGGTPTAQDRILASRLGDFAVRQLMEGVSGKGCGVINGELVVNDIDLVTTTKRPFDMDMYDLALRLSQ, from the coding sequence ATGTCATCAGTCAAAAAAATTGCAGTACTAACTAGTGGTGGAGATTCACAAGGGATGAACGCAGCCGTACGTGCTGTCGTTCGTAGTGCTATTTTCCATGGAATTGAAGTGTTTGGAGTACAACGTGGTTACCAAGGATTATTGAACGACGATTTGCGTCCAATGGATCTTCGTAGTGTTGGTGATATTATCCAACGTGGTGGTACGATTCTACAAACAGCAAGATGTAAAGAATTCACTACGCCTGAAGGTCAACAACGTGGCGCAGATATTTTAAAGGCAAGAGGTATTGATGGTCTAATTGTTATTGGTGGAGATGGCTCATATCAAGGGGCTAACAAATTGAGTAAATTAGGCATTAAAACAATGGGAATTCCGGGTACTATCGATAATGATATTCCATATACTGATTTCACAATTGGCTTCGATACTGCTGTAAGTGTAGTTGTAGATGCGATTAATAAAATCCGTGATACAATGTCTTCTCATGAGCGTACATCGGTTGTAGAAGTAATGGGACGTCACTGTGGTGATATTGCGCTTCATGCTGGACTAGCAAGTGGTGCAGAAACAATCATCGTACCTGAAGTTCCATATGATCTTACTGAAGTAGCGGAGCGTATGAAAGCTAACTTTGAAAAAGGTAAACGTCATAGTATTATCATTGTTGCTGAAGGCGCTGGAAAAGGTGAAGATGTTGCACAAAAAATTACTGAAATCAGTGGTATTGATGCACGTGTAACTGTACTTGGACATATTCAGCGTGGTGGTACACCGACTGCACAAGATCGTATTCTTGCAAGTCGTCTTGGAGATTTTGCAGTACGACAACTAATGGAAGGTGTTTCTGGCAAAGGTTGCGGTGTAATCAATGGCGAACTTGTTGTTAATGATATCGATCTAGTAACAACTACGAAACGTCCATTCGATATGGATATGTATGACTTAGCACTTCGTTTGTCACAATAA
- a CDS encoding tetraprenyl-beta-curcumene synthase family protein, with product MHRVYKYVLPDVALELEKLKNRAELIPDPELRMQALNSIQDKKFHCQGGGVYAAANLQYRTVLIPLICALQTISDYLDNLCDRSTSLDAEDFRMLHQSMLDAVTPGASLKDYYAFREEKDDGGYLHHLVSQCQQQIMLLPSYNAVQFHVTHLVSLYGDLQVYKHIAKDLREEKLLGWWEEHKFEYPHLQWNEFAAASGSTLAMFMLFLTATEEGVTEEDGIRIKDIYFPHVCALHILLDYLIDQEEDKAGGDLNFCNYYESEATLVDRIAMIVNRARKDVQQLPASGFHRLIIEGLLALYLSDPKVQQQSDVRKVSRQLMKKSPLTRLFFFVNSIWIRKQQA from the coding sequence ATGCATCGTGTGTACAAATATGTACTCCCGGATGTAGCACTTGAGCTAGAAAAGCTTAAAAACCGTGCAGAATTGATACCTGATCCGGAACTTAGAATGCAAGCCCTTAATAGTATTCAAGATAAGAAATTTCACTGCCAGGGTGGTGGCGTATACGCCGCAGCTAATTTGCAATATCGTACAGTTTTAATACCGCTAATTTGTGCACTACAAACGATTAGTGATTATTTGGATAATTTGTGTGATAGAAGCACTTCGCTAGACGCTGAAGATTTTAGAATGCTACATCAATCTATGCTAGATGCTGTTACACCTGGTGCATCGTTGAAGGACTATTATGCATTCCGTGAGGAGAAGGATGATGGTGGTTATTTACATCATCTTGTGTCACAATGCCAACAACAAATTATGTTGTTACCTTCTTATAACGCTGTGCAATTCCATGTAACACATTTGGTATCTTTATATGGTGACTTGCAAGTGTACAAGCATATTGCTAAAGATCTACGTGAAGAGAAATTGCTTGGATGGTGGGAAGAACATAAGTTTGAGTATCCGCATTTGCAGTGGAATGAGTTTGCTGCAGCGTCAGGATCAACTCTAGCGATGTTTATGCTTTTTCTTACTGCTACTGAAGAGGGAGTTACCGAGGAAGATGGTATAAGAATTAAAGATATATATTTCCCACACGTTTGTGCACTACATATTCTACTTGATTACCTAATTGATCAAGAAGAAGACAAGGCCGGTGGAGATTTGAATTTTTGCAATTACTATGAAAGTGAAGCTACACTTGTTGACCGTATCGCTATGATAGTGAATCGAGCTAGGAAGGATGTACAACAACTTCCTGCATCGGGCTTTCACCGCTTAATTATAGAAGGCTTACTAGCTTTATATTTGTCAGATCCGAAAGTACAGCAGCAATCTGATGTTCGTAAAGTATCAAGACAACTTATGAAGAAAAGCCCGCTAACTCGATTATTCTTTTTTGTAAATAGTATATGGATACGTAAGCAACAGGCTTAA
- a CDS encoding MFS transporter, with the protein MQDSVTHPSPNAKRETLALRSYSFISYSTQALVVSFLPLFFLDKGFNASQIGFLYSVGPMISIFANMFTGFISDKNQTIVKLLRILFIFQFIAIGLLHQVDSFSITCLIMTLFYFCQTPINPLNDSLILLSSKYTGTPYALVRIFGSLGFAICAYSFGLILKEVGTGQTLNLMLLTIAASILGTFIIKDYHGSSKKFDFSGLILILKQPKVVYFFILLFFISTAHRMYEGFLAVTLRHIGASDSFVGLAWLISALSEIPVLFLLGKYGDKFKEIPLLIFASIMYALRMFLLSSITEPYLVVVTQLMHSVSFGIYFSTALRYMSQLLPDHYRASGQAIFTIIWMGVAGSISGLAGGQIYANFGYQLFYWLATAFAVVGAIGFVFYHFKYAER; encoded by the coding sequence ATGCAAGACTCAGTTACTCACCCCAGTCCTAACGCTAAGCGTGAGACTTTAGCTCTCAGGAGTTATAGCTTCATATCGTATTCAACACAAGCTTTAGTCGTTAGTTTTCTGCCGTTATTTTTTCTTGACAAAGGTTTTAATGCAAGCCAAATTGGGTTTCTCTATTCTGTAGGACCAATGATATCGATATTCGCAAATATGTTTACTGGTTTTATAAGTGACAAAAATCAGACAATTGTTAAATTACTTCGCATTTTGTTTATTTTCCAATTTATTGCGATTGGATTATTACATCAGGTTGATTCATTTTCGATCACTTGTCTCATTATGACCTTATTCTATTTTTGTCAAACACCAATTAATCCTTTGAATGATAGTTTAATATTGCTATCCAGTAAATATACAGGGACACCTTATGCTTTAGTTCGAATATTTGGTTCACTAGGATTTGCTATATGTGCATATAGCTTCGGACTTATTCTTAAAGAAGTTGGTACTGGTCAGACATTAAATCTGATGCTACTGACGATTGCTGCATCAATACTCGGAACTTTTATCATTAAAGACTATCATGGCAGTTCGAAGAAATTTGATTTTTCAGGACTAATTTTGATATTAAAACAACCTAAAGTAGTCTATTTCTTTATTTTACTCTTTTTCATTTCTACAGCACATCGTATGTATGAAGGATTTCTCGCAGTAACACTTCGCCATATAGGAGCATCCGATTCATTTGTAGGGTTAGCATGGTTGATTTCAGCATTAAGTGAAATACCCGTACTCTTTTTACTTGGTAAATACGGAGATAAGTTTAAAGAGATTCCTTTATTAATCTTTGCTTCCATTATGTATGCGTTGCGAATGTTTCTACTCTCATCCATTACCGAACCGTATTTGGTAGTTGTTACTCAATTGATGCATAGCGTTTCATTCGGAATTTACTTCTCTACTGCACTCCGTTATATGTCTCAATTACTTCCAGATCATTATCGAGCATCTGGTCAAGCAATCTTCACCATTATTTGGATGGGTGTAGCTGGAAGTATTAGTGGTTTAGCTGGCGGACAAATCTATGCTAATTTTGGTTATCAGCTATTTTACTGGCTTGCTACTGCTTTTGCAGTTGTAGGTGCTATCGGATTCGTTTTTTATCATTTCAAGTATGCAGAACGTTAG
- a CDS encoding cold-shock protein, giving the protein MLKGTVKWFNAEKGYGFIQAENGEDVFVHFSAIQGDGFKSLDEGQSVEFDITEGNRGAQAENVTKL; this is encoded by the coding sequence ATTTTGAAAGGTACAGTTAAATGGTTTAATGCAGAAAAAGGTTATGGTTTCATTCAAGCTGAAAATGGCGAGGACGTATTTGTTCATTTCTCTGCAATTCAAGGCGATGGCTTTAAGTCTTTAGATGAAGGACAATCGGTTGAATTTGATATTACTGAGGGCAATCGCGGCGCACAAGCTGAGAATGTTACAAAGTTATAA